A section of the Ovis canadensis isolate MfBH-ARS-UI-01 breed Bighorn chromosome 1, ARS-UI_OviCan_v2, whole genome shotgun sequence genome encodes:
- the PTCH2 gene encoding protein patched homolog 2 isoform X4 yields the protein MIERMIEKLFPCVILTPLDCFWEGAKLQGGSAYLPGRPDIQWTNLDPEQLLEELGPFASLEGFRELLDKAQVGQAYVGRPCLHPDDLHCPPSAPNHHSRQAPNVAQELSGGCHGFSHKFMHWQEELLLGGMARDPQGQLLRAEALQSTFLLMSPRQLYEHFRGDYQTHDIGWSEEQAGTVLQAWQRRFVQLAQEALPENASQQIHAFSSTTLDDILHAFSEVSAARVVGGYLLMLAYACVTMLRWDCAQSQGAVGLAGVLLVALAVASGLGLCALLGIAFNAATTQVLPFLALGIGVDDIFLLAHAFTEAPPGTPLQERMGECLQRTGTSVTLTSINNMVAFFMAALVPIPALRAFSLQAAIVVGCNFAAVMLVFPAVLSLDLHRRHCQRLDVLCCFSSPCSARVIQILPQELGNGTVPVGIAHLTATVQAFAHCEASSQHVVTILPPQAHLVPPPSDPLGSELFSPGGSTRDLLGQEEGTGQKAACKSLPCARWSLAHFARSQFAPLLLQSHTKAVVLVLFGALLGLSLYGATLVQDGLALTDVVPRGTKEHAFLSAQLRYFSLYEVALVTQGGFDYAHSQRALFDLHQRFSSLKAVLPPPATQAPRTWLHYYRNWLQGIQAAFDQDWASGRITHHSYRNGSEDGALAYKLLVQTGDAQEPLDFSQLTTKKLVDKEGLIPPELFYMGLTVWVSSDPLGLAASQANFYPPPPEWLHDKYDTTGENLRIPAAQPLEFAQFPFLLRGLQKTADFVEAIEGARAACAEAGRAGVRAYPSGSPFLFWEQYLGLRRCFLLAVCTLLLCTFLVCALLLLNPWTAALIVLVLAMMTVELFGIMGFLGIKLSAIPVVILVASVGIGVEFTVHVALGFLTAQGSRNLRAARALERTFAPVTDGAISTLLGLLMLAGSNFDFIVRYFFVVLTILTLLGLLHGLVLLPVLLSILGPPPEVVQMYKESAEVLSSPAPQGGGLRWGVPSTLPQSFARVTTSMTVALHPPPLPGAYIHPASEEPTWSPAATPAANGPSNLGSRGLCPATG from the exons ATGATTGAGCGg ATGATTGAAAAGCTGTTTCCCTGCGTGATCCTCACCCCCCTCGACTGCTTCTGGGAGGGAGCCAAACTCCAAGGGGGCTCTGCCTACTTGCC GGGCCGCCCAGACATCCAATGGACCAACCTGGACCCAGAGCAGCTGCTGGAGGAGCTGGGCCCCTTTGCCTCCCTTGAGGGCTTCCGGGAGCTGCTAGACAAGGCACAGGTGGGCCAGGCCTACGTGGGGCGGCCCTGTCTGCACCCTGACGACCTCCACTGCCCACCTAGTGCCCCTAACCATCACAGCAGGCAG GCTCCCAACGTGGCTCAGGAGTTGAGTGGGGGCTGCCATGGCTTCTCCCACAAGTTTATGCACTGGCAGGAGGAGCTGCTGCTGGGAGGCATGGCCAGAGACCCCCAAGGACAGCTGCTGAG GGCAGAGGCCCTGCAGAGCACCTTCCTGCTAATGAGCCCCCGCCAGCTCTACGAGCACTTCCGGGGTGACTACCAGACGCACGACATCGGCTGGAGCGAGGAGCAGGCCGGCACGGTCCTTCAGGCCTGGCAGCGACGCTTTGTGCAG CTGGCCCAGGAGGCCCTGCCCGAGAATGCGTCCCAGCAGATCCATGCCTTCTCCTCTACCACCCTGGACGACATCCTGCACGCCTTCTCTGAAGTCAGCGCTGCCCGCGTGGTGGGGGGCTACCTGCTCATG CTAGCCTATGCCTGCGTGACGATGCTGCGGTGGGACTGTGCCCAGTCCCAGGGTGCAGTGGGCCTCGCTGGGGTGCTCCTGGTAGCCCTGGCGGTGGCCTCGGGCCTGGGGCTCTGTGCCCTGTTGGGCATTGCCTTCAACGCTGCCACTACCCAG GTGCTGCCTTTCTTGGCGCTGGGCATCGGCGTGGACGACATATTCCTGCTGGCACACGCCTTCACAGAGGCTCCACCTGGCACCCCTCTCCAG GAGCGCATGGGGGAGTGTCTGCAGCGCACGGGCACCAGcgtcacactcacgtccatcaacaACATGGTTGCCTTCTTCATGGCTGCCCTAGTTCCCATCCCTGCACTGCGGGCCTTCTCCTTGCAG GCAGCCATAGTGGTGGGCTGCAACTTTGCAGCCGTGATGCTTGTCTTCCCAGCGGTCCTCAGCCTGGACCTGCACCGGCGCCACTGCCAGCGCCTGGACGTGCTCTGCTGCTTCTCTAG CCCCTGCTCTGCTCGGGTGATTCAGATTCTGCCTCAGGAGCTGGGGAACGGGACGGTACCAGTGGGCATTGCCCACCTGACTGCCACGGTTCAAGCCTTTGCCCACTGTGAAGCCAGCAGCCAACATGTGGTCACCATCTTGCCTCCCCAAGCCCACCTGGTGCCACCACCTTCTGACCCTTTGGGCTCTGAGCTCTTCAGCCCAGGAGGGTCCACACGGGACCTTCTAGGAcaggaggaggggacagggcaGAAGGCAGCCTGCAAGTCCCTGCCCTGTGCCCGCTGGAGTCTTGCCCATTTCGCCCGCTCTCAGTTTGCACCCTTGTTGCTCCAGTCCCACACCAAG GCTGTAGTACTGGTACTTTTTGGGGCTCTCCTGGGCCTGAGCCTCTATGGAGCAACCTTGGTGCAGGACGGTCTGGCCCTGACTGATGTGGTGCCGCGTGGCACCAAGGAGCATGCCTTCCTGAGCGCCCAGCTCAGGTACTTCTCTCTGTACGAGGTGGCTCTGGTGACACAGGGTGGCTTTGACTACGCCCACTCCCAACGCGCCCTCTTTGATCTGCACCAGCGCTTCAGTTCCCTCAAGGCCGTGCTGCCCCCACCAGCCACCCAGGCACCCCGCACCTGGCTGCATTACTATCGCAACTGGCTACAGG GAATCCAGGCTGCGTTTGACCAGGACTGGGCTTCTGGGCGCATCACCCACCACTCATACCGCAATGGCTCTGAGGATGGGGCCCTGGCATACAAGCTGCTCGTCCAGACCGGGGATGCCCAGGAGCCTCTAGATTTCAGCCAG CTGACCACCAAGAAGCTGGTGGACAAGGAAGGGCTGATCCCACCCGAGCTCTTCTACATGGGGCTGACCGTGTGGGTGAGCAGTGACCCCCTGGGTCTGGCAGCCTCGCAGGCCAACTTCTATCCCCCACCTCCCGAGTGGCTGCATGACAAGTACGACACCACGGGGGAGAATCTTCGCA TCCCGGCAGCCCAGCCCTTGGAGTTTGCCCAGTTCCCCTTCCTCCTGCGCGGCCTCCAGAAGACTGCAGACTTCGTGGAGGCCATTGAGGGGGCCCGGGCAGCGTGTGCCGAGGCCGGCCGGGCCGGGGTGCGTGCCTACCCCAGTGGCTCCCCCTTCCTCTTCTGGGAGCAGTACCTGGGCCTGCGGCGCTGCTTCCTGCTGGCAGTCTGCACCCTGCTGCTGTGCACTTTCCTTGTCTGTGCCCTGCTGCTGCTCAACCCCTGGACGGCTGCACTCATA GTACTGGTCCTGGCGATGATGACTGTGGAGCTCTTTGGCATCATGGGTTTCCTGGGCATCAAGCTGAGTGCCATCCCAGTGGTGATTCTTGTGGCCTCCGTAGGCATCGGTGTCGAGTTCACCGTCCACGTGGCTCTG GGCTTCCTGACCGCTCAGGGTAGCCGGAACCTGCGGGCTGCCCGGGCCCTGGAGCGCACATTTGCCCCAGTGACTGATGGGGCCATCTCCACGTTGCTAGGTCTGCTCATGCTTGCTGGCTCCAACTTTGACTTCATCGTAAG ATACTTCTTCGTGGTGCTGACAATACTTACACTCCTGGGCCTCCTCCACGGGCTTGTGCTGCTGCCGGTACTGCTGTCCATCCTGGGCCCCCCACCAGAG GTGGTACAGATGTACAAGGAGAGCGCAGAGGTCCTGAGCTCCCCAGCTCCGCAGGGAGGAGGGCTTAGGTGGGGGGTACCCTCCACCCTGCCCCAGAGCTTTGCCAGAGTGACTACCTCCATGACTGTggccctccacccacccccactgcctGGTGCCTACATCCACCCAGCCTCTGAGGAGCCTACTTGGTCGCCTGCTGCCACACCAGCTGCCAATGGCCCCAGCAACCTCGGCTCTAGGGGACTGTGTCCAGCCACCGGGTGA